From the genome of Pirellulales bacterium:
GGTTCATGTCGGCGGTTGTGGTTGCGGCGATGCTGCTGTTCTCACAAGTTCGAGGCAGGCGGAGGGCATCAGCAACGCTTTCGGCCATCTTTGTGGCGGTCGGGATCATTGCGTTCTTGGTGGCGGCCGGAATTGGCCACGATGAATTATTCCGCCACGGCTTCGAGCCCGGTTTTCCCGATTGGCTGATCGTCGCCGCAAACGCATTGGCAGTTTATGCCGCCTGGCGCTACCGCGGTCAGGCACGCGCTGTTGCAGGAGAAAGGGCGATCAGCGCCTCGGCCGGTTCATGGTTGGGATCCATTAGCCGCTCGTCGACGACATCCCGTAAGGAAGATTTGCCAAAGACTCAGCTCCACATGCCTTCTCTGAGCGCACAACCCTGGAAGCTGGCGGGTTGGCTCGTCGTCGCGCTGTTGTCGTTGGTGCTGCTGGTGCCTGTTCTGGTTGCCATCGGGTTGATCGTGCCCAAGTTTCAAACCCACCAGGCGCAGCAGTACGCACAAGCCTGGCAGGCCGCGGCAAGCCATTTGACGATGACGTTCGACGAAGACCTGCCGATCGTCGACGTCCAAATCGACGGCGCCTCGTCCGGTCCGATCGAAATCAGCCCCATCGAACGGCTTGTGCCGGCCGGGCCGCACACGATCACCGTCATCTATAGCCACGGCGACCGCAAGCGCAGCGTGCGTCAGACAGTGGACCTTGCTCCCAGAGAGGAGCGGACGCTCGACCTGACGCCGCTGGTACTGGCCGATAGGAAGGATCGCGGTCAGCCAAAGAAAGGAACCGAAACACCGGCGGTTGCGCCAAAAGTCGTGCAGGCTCTTCGTCCCAGCGACAAACCCATCTCGGCCGGTGCGAAATGGGTCGGCGAAGAGCTGGAAGTGACGGCCGCCGAGGCCGGGCCGGTGCGCCTGTTCGAGGTGCCCCTGGAGCGGATCGATCAAGCGGTCATCCTCTACCGTTTCCGCGTTAAGGCCGACGACGTCCCTTCGAGCGCCTACCCCGAAATGTGGACGCATGTCGCTGGACTCGGCGAGTTCTTTTCCCGCGGCCTCGACCAGAAAGTGCGCGGCAGCAACGATTGGATGACCATCGAAATCCCGGCCTTCCTGCAGAAAGACCAGTTCGCCGACCTCGTGAAGCTGAACCTGGTGTTTGATGGGCCGGGCAAGGTCCGCATGACCGACATCCAAGTGCTGACGACGCCGTTGCCCGGGGAAGCAATGGCTCCCGGAACGCAAACGGACGAAGTCTCCACGCCGTCGGACGCGAAAGACGCCGACATCGTGTGGGGCCGCCCCGCCGAACGGGCACAGCTTGGCTGGCGGATTCAACCGAAGAAAGAAACCTATCGGTCCGGCGAGGTCATTACGGTAAGCTTGTTTCTCCGCAACATCGGAAAGGCGCCGATTAGTTCCGCCATGCCGCGGACGGAAATCCTCGAAAAACTTGATCTCGACATCGACTTGCGTGATTCCAACGCCATGAAGTTGCCATGGAGGTGGGGGCCTGCCCACAAGAGAGCCGAGGAAGTGTCTGGCGCTTTTTCGGTAACCTTCGGTCCCAATGTTCCCTACGTGCTTCCGCCTTTTATCGTGGCCATCGGCAAACGTCCTCAACCGGCCCTCGGCCGCTCCGAGACGATCATGGTTGAGCTACTGGAGACGTCCGACATCCCTGGGGTGGGGCTGAAGATCGACGAGTTGACCAGCCAGCCATTGAGCCTGGCCTTCAAGCTTTCGTCGATCGGCATGGCCCGCGGCGACGAAGAGGAACTCGAAAGCGCACCGTTCGAATTCCGAGTGGCCAGGTCGCCGTAGACTGCATGAATCAACTCGCGGGATTAGTTGTTTCGCGGTCTTTCATCGGTTCCGCCGCCGCTGGTGCTTCAGACAGTTCCCAAGGCCAACTCGCCGGATCCTGCCGATAGAAGTCGCGCAGGATGGCATGCTTCGCCTCCTGGAAATGGAGACCTATAAACCACGCTTCGACGGCCGCTCTGAATAGCGTACTCGCCCACGCGACGCGATGTAACTCTGTCGGCCGCTGGCGTTGTTCGATTCCTCGCGCGTCAGCCGCGTAGCGGCGAGATAATTTAGCCGTGGGCGCGAGCCCACGGTACCGATGCGGTAGATTAGGCAAGCCGCGTAGCGGCGACAGAGGCATCGCACCACGCGCTCTGTCGCCGCTACGCGGCTGCGCGGATCGTTGGCGTCCCTCCTCCGTGGACTCGCGCCCACGGCTATACTCTAACGTCCCTACGGGACTGGGAAACCATGGTACGCTCCTATTTCTGCGCGATCAGGCGGGCGGATGATGAGCCGCATTTTGGGCCGCGCGACGTAGAAGCAACTTCGCAGTCCGCGCATTCCGCCTTCAATTTGACGGACAAGAATGGCAATCGGCCCCGCGGTTGATTTCAACGGACCTGAACTACCGGCCCCGCGCCGCCTTTGTGGCCGGCTTGGCGTTGCCGACGGCGGCCGACAGCCAGCCCGACGAGCCCGAACGCCATAAGTGACAGCGTCGACGGCTCGGGGACGGCGCCCGACGGGCTTTGTAAGACGGGAGCGAACGGTTGCGATTGACCGCTCACGGTGCCGCCAGTGTCGGTGGACACGGTCGGGGGGTAGCCGGTAATGTCAATCGATAAAATCGCCGACGTATCAGGAGCGAAACTATTGATGTCGGAAAACACCGTGAAACTGAATTCGTCGGGCGTGGTCATCTCGGCGGTGGTCACATTGTTGGTCGTCAGGTCGAGCATAAAGCTGATCTGGGCGCCCGGCGTGAACACCTGATTGAAGTCGTCGAGAGTACCGGCGTCGCCGATGATCAGCGGGGCACTGCTATCCAGGTTGCCGGTGACCTGTCCAGAGGTGCCGATCATCGTGTCGTCGAGCGATCCGCCGCCGAGCATGAAGTCACTGATCGTGGCCGTGTTGTTGTTGACGTCGCCGGAATTGTCGTTGAGCTGGAAGTCAACCAAAAACGGCGCGTCGGCGGGGTTGTTGGCCAGCAGAGCGCTGGTGTCCAAGGTCACCGAATAGACCACGTCGGCGCGGGCGGCGAGCGCCGTCGACCAGACCAGCCCCAGCGCGGCGATCGCTCGAAATACAATTCTTCTCATCGTGTATGTCCTCATTATGGATTACGCTCCAGCGTAAGCCGCGGTGATGTCCAAGTCAACGATTTTGTGGGTTACAAAGGCTAAAATGGTCAGTCGTGCCACGCATGCTCATAGGTTCTGCCAGACCTGGGTGCCGTAACTGAACTGGCCAAGGGTCGGATCTTTGAATGAAAGCACGACGCTCACGCTGCCGCCGGGAGGTAGCATGCCGGCTGCAAGATTGATATAGGGATTCCCGTTAAAGGTGCCGCTCTCATTGGCCAGCGTGGCATCGCTGGAGAGGTTGGTCAGCACCAGGGCCAACGGGCCAGTTAGAGTGTTGCCGCTCGTGTTCTTGATCGTGATCGTTTGGATGAAGATGTGACGGAACATGTCGTAACGGACGCCGGTGCGAGTCACCGACACGTCCGACGTCACGTTCGTCGGCCCGGCGCTGACGACGGTGGCCGTGTCGGACACCGTCGCGGCCAGTGCGGCGTCGTGCTTGATGGTCACGCTGGCCGTGAACGTGCCGGCGTCGGCGTAGGTGTTCGTGCCGCTGACGGTGAACACGCCGCTGGAGTCCGGCCCGCCGATCGTGCCGGCCGACGTGTGGCCGTCGCCCCACACGATGGTCGCGCTGTAATCGGTCAGCGCGTCCTCCGCTCCGCCCGGATCGGTGAACGTCGCCACGGTGACCGTGGCCGGCGTGCCTGCCGTCGCCGAG
Proteins encoded in this window:
- a CDS encoding serine/threonine-protein kinase, which encodes MSNEPNPSSPSPSGVAAQTLDPQSVEGIFIEALSKEAGQPRNDFLDAACQENAELRTRVEALLRAYDDAGSFLQQPAGDWRNPPVTAAAGSATAEVDERGIPRGLLRPSDQPDSLGTIGPYQVRELIGRGGMGIVLRAFDAKLNRIVAVKVLAPELAAQPTARRRFLREAQAAAAVTHPHVVTIHAVDEDEWPYLVMECIDGCSLQDKIERTGTLKLAEVLRIGTQIAEGLAAAHKQGLIHRDVKPANILLENGVERVKITDFGLARAADDVTITRPGEISGTPQYMSPEQASGQRVDQRSDLFSLGCVLYAMCAGQPPFRADSMAAIVKKLCHDAPQPLREIDPQVPEWLAATIDRLLAKDPNQRIQTAGEVAKLLGDALARLQAGQSAPAVVHAPTTSSQLVDAPLWAPAWLIVALSGLAGYWFGRLVPMRAGRNEGWWFMSAVVVAAMLLFSQVRGRRRASATLSAIFVAVGIIAFLVAAGIGHDELFRHGFEPGFPDWLIVAANALAVYAAWRYRGQARAVAGERAISASAGSWLGSISRSSTTSRKEDLPKTQLHMPSLSAQPWKLAGWLVVALLSLVLLVPVLVAIGLIVPKFQTHQAQQYAQAWQAAASHLTMTFDEDLPIVDVQIDGASSGPIEISPIERLVPAGPHTITVIYSHGDRKRSVRQTVDLAPREERTLDLTPLVLADRKDRGQPKKGTETPAVAPKVVQALRPSDKPISAGAKWVGEELEVTAAEAGPVRLFEVPLERIDQAVILYRFRVKADDVPSSAYPEMWTHVAGLGEFFSRGLDQKVRGSNDWMTIEIPAFLQKDQFADLVKLNLVFDGPGKVRMTDIQVLTTPLPGEAMAPGTQTDEVSTPSDAKDADIVWGRPAERAQLGWRIQPKKETYRSGEVITVSLFLRNIGKAPISSAMPRTEILEKLDLDIDLRDSNAMKLPWRWGPAHKRAEEVSGAFSVTFGPNVPYVLPPFIVAIGKRPQPALGRSETIMVELLETSDIPGVGLKIDELTSQPLSLAFKLSSIGMARGDEEELESAPFEFRVARSP
- a CDS encoding NF038129 family PEP-CTERM protein; translated protein: MRTYTMRRIVFRAIAALGLVWSTALAARADVVYSVTLDTSALLANNPADAPFLVDFQLNDNSGDVNNNTATISDFMLGGGSLDDTMIGTSGQVTGNLDSSAPLIIGDAGTLDDFNQVFTPGAQISFMLDLTTNNVTTAEMTTPDEFSFTVFSDINSFAPDTSAILSIDITGYPPTVSTDTGGTVSGQSQPFAPVLQSPSGAVPEPSTLSLMAFGLVGLAVGRRRQRQAGHKGGAGPVVQVR